ATTACTTTATTCAtaaatttgtataattttttgcaacacGTCTAGAAGTTTCTGAACTGTCAAATTTGAGGATCATTctcaagttttattttcttaatatttttccaaaattggcGGTCATGTTTAGAACGTGCGCCCTATGTACATCTCCAACTACACCAAAgcgttgaaattttcagatacagCCCAGGACAATGTGTGGCATTGGACGCTAAAGTCGGGGAGACCCTCTATCATCGTTGGGCGTGTGATAGCcgtttgtttctttttcatatcaattcaaatttttgcgtataatttcaaattaatttcagcgCCAGAGTATAACTATTTGGTACACGACTGTTTCGTACAATCCGAGAAACATACTCAACAGATTTTGGATTCAAATGGGTGAGTTATTtcgctggaaaatttgaagaaacattcaaaaatttgcagatgCGAAGTAGACCAACATTTCCTGGAAACACCTAACTATTCCCGGTTCAAGGATTATCCAGAAGATTCATATGTGTTCCAGGAGATGTCCGTGTTCAAGTTCCCCGGTGACGGAGATCTCCTGTTTCATTGCAAGATATCCTTATGCAATATGAATGATCCGAATGCGCCGTGCAATCAGAGTATTGTAGGTTTTCTGGAGTGGATTATCTATGTCGATGTGTTTCGTTTTCAGCCTCCAAAATGTCCAAAGAAGGTGCCAGTACTCCCGGTTCGTCAGAAACGAAGTGTCTCCGCAGAAGAGATGGCCTCGCCGGAATGGAGAAGCAAACAGATCAGAAAACGGCAAACCGAGTTGAAAAATAGATCGAGAAGACAGATCGTAGAGACTAAAGCCGGCTACTACATGACTCTTCAAGTGGAGACAAGGTTGGCACAAattattcttcaatttttaaccattttcaaaagttttagaacTCTCAACGTGTTGCTCAGTGAAAGCATTCGGCCAAGAGACTCTGTCAAATATTGTGATATCTCCTAAATTCTTCAATATCATCACCCAACTAACACGGGTCCGCTGCACTGttctttcgaattttctttaaatttgttCTGTTCGTCATCTCCAAACTGTTTGTATGTAtataaattcattaatttcaaaattatctcaAAATTACAACAGTGTGCATATAAAAATCATTAGAACATCTTATGTGCAGTCAGAACTGACGCGGTTCTTGAACGATCCATAATTGACATAGTCTGCCGTAGTAGACATGTAAAGTTGGCACAATCGACTACTTGATCTTCGCCAAGACGTTGACTGGAAGATTGACAGCTTGTGCAATATTGTATAATTTCTGGAATATCAAAATTAACTGTAGGgctagaaattgaaaaactaacgGGATCTAGCACGACTCTCTCGTCCCAATTGAACTAGAGCTAGAGCGAGTTCTTCTGGATTTTGCTCGCATTCAATGCACCATGGAGTCTTTCCGATTCTCGAGCAGTCAgacctgaaaaatgtatgtattactcttgtaaaaaaattttaatttcacacACACAAAACACTGCTCCGCAGCAAATGGTAAGAAGTCAATCTTCATTGGAATCAAATCAGTGACTCTTCGCAGAGCAGCAAGAATATGAGCATTCAAATAGTAGAAAGTGTTGATCTTGTATTCCGGATTACGAGCAAACTGATCTATTGACCGTACACAAGAGTATACTGTAGATCCGGTGACACCATCAATGATAACGTAAGGTACACGCTCCCCACGTAGTGTTATGTGGGATGGACACTTTCTGATTCGAGCTCTGAAATACGGTAGTTTATAGTTCTCTTTATAACGACCAAACTTACTCTGCAATTTTCTTTTGTGGTACCATCGCTCGTGCCGAGTAATCACCTCTATACTCTTTGCAGAATacgaattttgagaaattctcTTGTGGTAGATTTAGTACTACTGTATTCAGATAAGTGATAaaggttttccaattttgagagaaaatcaACCCAAGTGACTTTTCGAGAACTTCTGCTACAATTGGACACGTGTCTCGTCGAACTGTCTCGATTCCTTTAGCATCTAAAGATCCTTCATCATTCTCATGTTCATACATCCATCCAGCATATCTCTTCTTTGTCTCCAACACACATCCCTTGTAaactttttccagtttcaaaaCGACGGGATCAGGATTTGAATTAGTGACGTCATCAACAATTCGTCTACCAATTTCAAATGCTTCTTCTACACTTGCACCACGAACCAGAACAAACATACTGTCAGTGTCACCATAGATAACTTCAGCACCACCGTAATCACCTCGTTGAACCATTTCAATTGATCTCTCCAGAGTCTCACGACCTTTTCCGAGGATGGCATCGGCTACTGTAAATTGGAATTCTAGAATCTAGTTCTGTATCCGgcattaaatttaattaaacatTGCGCGTAAACTGTGATGCATCGAGTTAGTGAACTCACAGATCGAATTTTGTACAAACACCGACCAAAAGTCATACTTTACGCGCAACTTCTGATGCTTCACAAAGTGCAACTAGAGTTTTTACACATAATACAATATCCTTTAATATCATACATTCTGCACAAGGCATTCGTCCACTCCAATTCGCTGCTGTATATCCATATGACACATTTGCAACAAGTTTCAGAGCCAGTTGTCGAGCATCTAGAATTCGTTTCAGCTTCTTGTTTTTCGTCCGTTTCATCGCACTTTTCACCATTATTCGAGCGgcgagaatctgaaaaattgatcatAGCAGAAAAATAAGTGTAACAGATCAACCTCTCTGAGCAACAAAGGCATCACACCTTCCCGTTTTGACTTTTTCACAAACATTGATGCAAGTGGAGATGCACAGACTTCTTtataggccaccaacttcacAATATCATCTTTCTGAAAGctattcttgaaaaaagtgaaaaagtgaaagtatTTTACACTAGGATGGTACTTGATTGCTCCAAGTACAATCTCTTCTCGATTCCTGGACTCATCATTCATTTGTactaaatttccaatttttcccaaaatagtTGAGTAGCAGTAGTTGTATGCAATAACCATTGATGGATACAATGATTGGAAATCTAGAACAATAACCGGATCAAAATAGACTTTTGATTGGGGTTCCAGAATAAGTTGAAGCTGCTCCGGAGAGCCCAtcctgaatttcaaaatttgataagaaaTGTATGAGAAACTATACATGTTTCTCTGCAAATGGGTAATTGACGGAGCCACAAAATTCATACGATGTGCCAAACGGAGAAGCATGGATTCCACTCGTAACTGGGATCCTCGAGTCCAAACTTCGTGAAATTGAATTCCATATACTCGTGCCATTTCAGCGTTTTTCAGGAACCAATTCATTTCGGTTAGAAGAGATATGTTAAGGCTAGACAGTTTTAGAAGATGCAAATGTACatcgtttctgaaaattttcaaggtGAAAAAGCttcgctccgcccacattTCAGCAAATCAGTAAAGTAGtatgattggttcaaaagtgggcggagcaatGCGCTGATTGGTTTGTAGTTCTCCTTCCAGAGGAAATGTGATTTAAGATATTTAGACAACTTTGAGGTTTTACCTTATGGCAGACCTTTCTCCTTTGATTCTTCTCATCAACGCAGCATTATCCAacatcggaattttttttcgtaacaCATTTGCCACAGCACTTCCCAGATCATAATTCCGAAGTGCTAGATCACTACGAACAACTTTCCATACTGAAACTAGAAGTCTTCCTTTTGGTGGAGCAACTGTGATTTCTTGATCGTCTACTTCGATATGATCTTCGTAGGCATCAATCAACGCTCGATCCATTGAGATTCTAGATCCAAGGAGTTTGATTCTACGGAAAAAGAATCCCCATGATAAACGAATGGTCTCGTATCCGATCATAACATCAACATCGTATTGTACAATCCATTTAGCGACTTCTTCCAACATTTCCAATTCAGTCTCCATGTGAACAACTCTTCGATCTGAATATGCCGGTCCAACAGGTAAGGTTGTGAGAAGAACATGAAGCTTCGGAGATGAACAACGACATACATCGTTGTAAATTGCTAATGACACTGACACAATTTCACTGGACTGAaaattcttttattttaattatttaaatgatACTCTGAACTTACAGCTGCGTCTGGCATTGGCATTTTTGTGTCGACTAGAAGCTCTAAACTTGCCACACATAATCCAACAATGTCCGATTCAACACTTTTCTCAGAAGTAGAAGGTTCACCAATTGAAGTTTGTGAGAGCAGACGTGTCTGTTCGACAGGTTGTGAATGTTCAGCTGCAGCAACTACTGTCTCATCAGTCATCACAGAACAAGCAGTCATTTCCCGAGAGAACTGCcgttgattttcaattttcttggcATCAAATAGGAATTCGTTCATGCTGATGAAATTTTGATCATACGCGCTTTTCGTTGTGATCCATTGAACAatgtctctgaaaaatattaaatgatTCTTCATTCAGATGCTGCCTTACTTACTGATCATCATCTCCATCCGAACTGATTTCAATCACTTCCCCCGTTCCCTTGTCATTCaattcttcatcatcttcgaCTTCTTCATCTACATCCATAGCTTCATCTCTTTCAACAGGTTTTTGACTATCAGCAAACATCGTCATTTCTGCTTCCTGattttttggatcattatCATCATCTTCTGCTGCCTCTTCCCGATCTTCTTCTTTCTGACGTTCAGCGTCCAGTTCTTCAGGAGTTTTCTCCCTGCCTATTCGGTCCTCTTCCATAGGATCCTCGCCTGGCTGCTCCCATATTGTCGTGTCCGATGCACCCACTGATGACGTTGTCTGCTGAGATTCGGCAATTCTTGTGACCATCAGATCATCCAACTGTTCCGACATACACCTTTCTTGTCGGAATTTCTTAGCCATTTTTCGGGCGGTTCGTAACATGTCGCGTTCTTGAGGACAGATTGTTGATTTTCGAGGTTCATCTgagaaagtaaatttaaactttGGTTAAATTTCGATATTATTACATGAATTAAATACATCCTTGAGTTCAATTCCAAGTGCATCACACCTCTCTTTCTCCTCTCTCCAAAGATATTCCAATCCAGGGTTGGAAGAGTGAactgaatattatttttgtaagAAGTTGTGCAAAATGGTGCCACCACAGGCACaaattcattcgaaaaattgtgaacgCCCCTttgagattactgtagagaATTTGGGCTAATTATCTTTTACTATGAtatcttttacttttttatcttttactcatccattttttcgaaattatcttttactcatttactcattttttttcaaatttattttttttatcttttactcatccattttgaaaaaaattatcttttactcatttactcattttttccattttttgctaaaaatcagtttttcggGTAAAAAAGTTGCCAGGAAGCCGATTTGGCACCTaaatttggccaaatttcTTTAGTTAATGATAAGGTGATCGTTATCTATTAGATAAAGTACTCCGACCACCCATCCGGTCTTCACTAGTCATATATCTCGATATgtaaattcaggaaaaattattgagaaaactGATGGAGTCCTTTCTGAAATGTCTTTAATTGATGGAATTAAcagttttaaagaaaatttactACATTTTAGGTGGAATTTTAATCTAATTTTGGTCTTTTCAGCTACCCAACGTAGAATTTAGACAACACAGAAGTGAACACAGGCTTATATCAGTCATTTgaagaagttcaaaaaatctgaatggaTCCGGATTCGAGCCAGGAATGTCTCTACTGAAGACCGCGCGCTTTACCACTTCACCAAACAGGTGAGAGGCGCCCTCGTTTCAAAGCTATATATGAAATCTGTTCCATCTTGAATTTGGTAACTCAAATTGACAACTCTTCATGATAACACGAAAGTATTCTATTCTGGAATGTTGTGCAACTATTCTTATCCACAGCTAACTTGTCCTAATTGATCTTATCCTTAACGGGAATGCAGCTTATTTGATTTTGTAGTCTTAGAATGTGCCTGTATTCTTCAGTGAAACCCTCCCGGCggcctaaaatgtttttaagaCTATTATTTCCGagtatatttttctaaacttcacTAGATAGCAGTTCGGGAACTTCTCTGATTCATCGGAAAAGccttttgcgaaaaaaatcattgaaggcctaaaaattttttctcaaaaacaccTCGAGTCTTGTATTTTCGTGGAGATAATATGCTcagtaatttttataaattatttttttcatcaaaagcCCTGTTTTCGAGCTTAAAACGTCTTTTTTTGCGGTTTTAttcctttcaaaaataaaattgtcgtcaaataaaatgcacgaTACGCAaatgtacgcaaacaccgaggtGTACCGTACTCCGAACAATGtttaatttcgatttttgaaaggaataaaatcgcaaaaaaagaCGTTTTAAGATCGAAAACAgggtttttgatgaaaaaaataatttataaaaattactgAGCATATTATCTCCACGAAAATACAAGACTCGAggtgtttttgagaaaaaatttttaggccttcaatgatttttttcgcaaaaggCTTTTCCGATGAATCAGAGAAGTTCCCGAACTGCTATCTAgtgaagtttagaaaaatatactCGGAAATAATAGtcttaaaaacattttaggccGCCGGGAGGGTTTCACTGAAGAATACAGGCACATTCTAAGACTACAAAATCAAATAAGCTGCATTCCCGTTAAGGATAAGATCAATTAGGACAAGTTAGCTGTGGATAAGAATAGTTGCACAACATTCCAGAATAGAATACTTTCGTGTTATCATGAAGAGTTGTCAATTTGAGTTACCAAATTCAAGATGGAACAGATTTCATATATAGCTTTGAAACGAGGGCGCCTCTCACCTGTTTGGTGAAGTGGTAAAGCGCGCGGTCTTCAGTAGAGACATTCCTGGCTCGAATCCGGAtccattcagattttttgaacttcttcAAATGACTGATATAAGCCTGTGTTCACTTCTGTGTTGTCTAAATTCTACGTTGGGTAGCTGAAAAGACCAAAATTAGATTAAAATTCCACCTAAAATGTagtaaattttctttaaaattgttaatttcatCTATTATATGCATTTCAGGAAGAACtccatcaattttctcaaaattttgattttcgaaaaaaaatttttttttgagtgggTAGACTCCACATAGTCACTTGAACTCGCTTGTCTGGATCTTTGATGATATAATGGCAACTtttaagttggaaaattttttccaacagttTATCTATAGAACATCACTAACCAACGTTAACTGAGCAGTTTGATCAACCAAATCggcttgaaaatatttctttacacgaaaaactctttttttggtaaaatttcaaaaaaatgagtaaatgagtaaaagataatttttttcaaaatgatgagtaaaagataaaaaattaaaattggaaaacttgaGTAGATGAGCGA
The nucleotide sequence above comes from Caenorhabditis elegans chromosome III. Encoded proteins:
- the rev-3 gene encoding DNA polymerase (Confirmed by transcript evidence): MLRTARKMAKKFRQERCMSEQLDDLMVTRIAESQQTTSSVGASDTTIWEQPGEDPMEEDRIGREKTPEELDAERQKEEDREEAAEDDDNDPKNQEAEMTMFADSQKPVERDEAMDVDEEVEDDEELNDKGTGEVIEISSDGDDDQDIVQWITTKSAYDQNFISMNEFLFDAKKIENQRQFSREMTACSVMTDETVVAAAEHSQPVEQTRLLSQTSIGEPSTSEKSVESDIVGLCVASLELLVDTKMPMPDAASSEIVSVSLAIYNDVCRCSSPKLHVLLTTLPVGPAYSDRRVVHMETELEMLEEVAKWIVQYDVDVMIGYETIRLSWGFFFRRIKLLGSRISMDRALIDAYEDHIEVDDQEITVAPPKGRLLVSVWKVVRSDLALRNYDLGSAVANVLRKKIPMLDNAALMRRIKGERSAIRNDVHLHLLKLSSLNISLLTEMNWFLKNAEMARVYGIQFHEVWTRGSQLRVESMLLRLAHRMNFVAPSITHLQRNMMGSPEQLQLILEPQSKVYFDPVIVLDFQSLYPSMVIAYNYCYSTILGKIGNLVQMNDESRNREEIVLGAIKYHPSKDDIVKLVAYKEVCASPLASMFVKKSKREGVMPLLLREILAARIMVKSAMKRTKNKKLKRILDARQLALKLVANVSYGYTAANWSGRMPCAELADAILGKGRETLERSIEMVQRGDYGGAEVIYGDTDSMFVLVRGASVEEAFEIGRRIVDDVTNSNPDPVVLKLEKVYKGCVLETKKRYAGWMYEHENDEGSLDAKGIETVRRDTCPIVAEVLEKSLGLIFSQNWKTFITYLNTVVLNLPQENFSKFVFCKEYRGDYSARAMVPQKKIAEARIRKCPSHITLRGERVPYVIIDGVTGSTVYSCVRSIDQFARNPEYKINTFYYLNAHILAALRRVTDLIPMKIDFLPFAAEQCFVSDCSRIGKTPWCIECEQNPEELALALVQLGRESRARSQIIQYCTSCQSSSQRLGEDQVVDCANFTCLLRQTMSIMDRSRTASVLTAHKMF
- the rev-3 gene encoding DNA polymerase (Confirmed by transcript evidence) → MNFCIRNFICEHSQEIPGPMDTVYNFRRNKIPVFHIYGVTDTYQKACLHIHGVLPYLVLRVGNKVTPSVLAAMRAKVNKGIEKEIETSTGKTNKFSVDYVYKMESFSSRSLYGYQDEEEDFVRVYFSSPWYLKKATHSLGKEVIDKPLFQPYEAHLPFHLQFFIDNSIFGMDNIYLKKVKFRMDSRDEDATLIYKDLSVGDIRNNELLLSPYEKKTTCHVECDALVTDILNMEMQADNVHSSNPGLEYLWREEKERCDALGIELKDVFNSYEPRKSTICPQERDMLRTARKMAKKFRQERCMSEQLDDLMVTRIAESQQTTSSVGASDTTIWEQPGEDPMEEDRIGREKTPEELDAERQKEEDREEAAEDDDNDPKNQEAEMTMFADSQKPVERDEAMDVDEEVEDDEELNDKGTGEVIEISSDGDDDQDIVQWITTKSAYDQNFISMNEFLFDAKKIENQRQFSREMTACSVMTDETVVAAAEHSQPVEQTRLLSQTSIGEPSTSEKSVESDIVGLCVASLELLVDTKMPMPDAASSEIVSVSLAIYNDVCRCSSPKLHVLLTTLPVGPAYSDRRVVHMETELEMLEEVAKWIVQYDVDVMIGYETIRLSWGFFFRRIKLLGSRISMDRALIDAYEDHIEVDDQEITVAPPKGRLLVSVWKVVRSDLALRNYDLGSAVANVLRKKIPMLDNAALMRRIKGERSAIRNDVHLHLLKLSSLNISLLTEMNWFLKNAEMARVYGIQFHEVWTRGSQLRVESMLLRLAHRMNFVAPSITHLQRNMMGSPEQLQLILEPQSKVYFDPVIVLDFQSLYPSMVIAYNYCYSTILGKIGNLVQMNDESRNREEIVLGAIKYHPSKDDIVKLVAYKEVCASPLASMFVKKSKREGVMPLLLREILAARIMVKSAMKRTKNKKLKRILDARQLALKLVANVSYGYTAANWSGRMPCAELADAILGKGRETLERSIEMVQRGDYGGAEVIYGDTDSMFVLVRGASVEEAFEIGRRIVDDVTNSNPDPVVLKLEKVYKGCVLETKKRYAGWMYEHENDEGSLDAKGIETVRRDTCPIVAEVLEKSLGLIFSQNWKTFITYLNTVVLNLPQENFSKFVFCKEYRGDYSARAMVPQKKIAEARIRKCPSHITLRGERVPYVIIDGVTGSTVYSCVRSIDQFARNPEYKINTFYYLNAHILAALRRVTDLIPMKIDFLPFAAEQCFVSDCSRIGKTPWCIECEQNPEELALALVQLGRESRARSQIIQYCTSCQSSSQRLGEDQVVDCANFTCLLRQTMSIMDRSRTASVLTAHKMF